Part of the Cloacibacterium caeni genome is shown below.
CACCAGGTCCTAAAGCTGATAATCTTCTCTTGTGAGTGATTTCAGACAATGGGTTGGTTTGGTCCATAAACTGAGAAAGCTGGTTGGTACCAAAGAATGAATTGATTACCGAAGTTAACGTTTTAGCATTTACTAAGTCTAGTGGTGTAAAGATTTCGTTATCTCTTACGTTCATTCTTTCTTTAATTGTTCTCGCAATTCTAGAAAGACCTACACCGAATTGACCAGCTAATTGCTCACCAACAGTTTTAATTCTTCTGTTTGATAAGTGGTCTATATCATCTACTTCAGTTTTAGAATTAGCTAATTCTATTAAGTGTCTAACGATAGAGATAATATCTTCTTTAGTAAGAACTTCTGTAGTAGTAGGGATGTTAAGACCTAATTTTTTGTTCAATCTGTAACGACCAACTTCACCTAATGAATATCTTTGTTCTGAGAAGAATAATTTTTCGATAATTCCTCTTGCTGTTTCTTCATCTGGTGGATCTGCGTTACGTAACTGACGATAAATGTATTCTACCGCTTCTTTTTCTGAGTTGGTAGGGTCTTTTTGTAATGTATTTTGAATGATAGAGAATTCTCCGCTATTTTCGTTGTGGATTAAGATAGACTTAACACCAGCATCTAAAATAAGGTCTAAGTGTTCTTTTTCAAGAACAGTTTCTCTGTCAAGGATAATTTCATTTCTTTCAATAGAAACTACTTCACCTGTATCTTCGTCTACGAAATCTTCGAACCAAGTATTCAATACTCTCGCTGCTAAAGTTCTACCTTGAACTTTTTTAAGATTCGCTTTAGATACTTTTACTTCTTCTGCAAGGTCAAAAATCTGAAGAATTTCTTTATCAGACTCATAACCGATTGCTCTAAGTAATGTAGTTAAAGGTAATTTCTTTTTACGGTCAATATACGCATACATTACGTTATTGATATCCGTAGTAAATTCCATCCAAGATCCTTTGAAAGGGATAATTCTTGAATAGTACAATTTAGTTCCGTTAGCGTGATAAGTTTGCCCGAAGAAAACACCTGGAGATCTGTGCAATTGTGTTACAATTACACGTTCTGCACCATTGATGATGAAAGAACCAGAAGGTGTCATATAAGGAACTGGACCTAAATATACATCTTGAATTACAGTTTGGAAATCTTCGTGTTCCGGGTCTGTACAGTATAGTTTAAGTCTTGCTTTTAGAGGAACTGAATAGGTAAGTCCTCTTTCCACGCATTCGTCAATAGAATAACGAGGAGAATCTACCAAATAATCTAGAAATTCTAAAACGAATTGGTTTCTAGAGTCTGTGATAGGAAAGTTTTCTTGAAAAGTCTTGTAAAGACCCTCATTCACTCTGTCCTCAGGAAGTGTATCTAACTGGAAAAATTCTTTGAAAGATTGCAACTGGATATCTAAGAAATCCGGAGTCACAACGTTCCCTTTCGCAGAAGAAAAGTTAATTCTTTGATTTTCCTGAGTGCTTGTGATAGCTTTTGATTTACTCATAAAATGGTAAGAAAAGTTGGGTTAAAAAATATTTTACTTTATTTTGAAAAATATCAGCAAGATTAAAGACTAAGGTCCTGGCTCTTAACTAACTGCAACACTGGTATATCTTTTCACAGTGTAGTGCAAAATATTTTTTCTTTAGAATTTAAAATTTTCAAATAATTGAAAATCAGTGAGTTATAATTTTAAAACAATTTAACTCTTAAAATAGACATAGACCTACCCAATTTTGGGAAGGTCTAAGTCTTATACGGTGTAAATAGATTATTTTAATTCTACTTCTGCACCAGCTTCTTCTAATTGCTTCTTAAGAGCTTCAGCTTCATCTTTAGATGCACCTTCTTTAATTGCAGTTGGAGCACCATCTACCATATCTTTAGCTTCTTTAAGACCAGCACCAGTTAAATCTTTTACTAATTTAACGATAGCTAATTTAGAAGCACCAGCAGCTTTAAGGATTACGTCGAATTCAGTTTTTTCTTCAGCAGCATCAGCAGCTCCACCAGCAGCTACAACTACAGCAGCAGCAGCAGGCTCAATTCCGTACTCATCCTTAAGGATAGCAGCAAGTTCGTTTACGTCTTTTACAGTTAAGTTTACTAGCGTTTCAGCTAAATTTTTTAAATCTGACATTGTATTAATGTTTAAATTGTTGAACGATTTATGTTATTTTTTTTGAGTGTCTATTGAGACGGTTTAATTATTCAGCAGCAGGAGCTTCACCTTCAGCTGCAGGAGCTTCTGGAGTTTCTTCTGTTGCAGGAGCTTCTACTTCTGGAGCAGCTTCTACAGCTGGAGTTTCTTCAGTTTTAGCACCTTTTGCTTCTTCTTTATTTTCTAAAGCAGAAATTAATCTTTGGATAGGAGATTGAAGTAATCCGATGATTTCACCAATCATTTCTTCTCTAGACTTGATATTTGCAAGAGTATCTAGGTTGTTATCTCCAACGTAGAACGTTTCTTGTAAATAAGCAGACTTAAGAGCTGGGAAAGCTTCTTTCTTTCTGAATCCTTGAATTAATTTAGCTGGAGCATTAGCAGTTTCTGCAATCATTACAGCAGTATTCCCTTTGAAAGTTGGGAACATTTCTGAATAATCTACACCTTCAATTTGCTCCATTGCTTTTTGTAATAAAGTATTCTTTACTACTTTAAGCTTAATATTATTTTTAAATGCTTGTCTTCTAAAATCTGAAGTCTGAGCAGCATTCAATCCTTCAAGATTTGCTACATACACTACTTTAGCGTCTTGTAACATATCTTTAATCTCTTGTATTACTAATACTTTTTCTTCTTTTGTCATTGTCTTTCAGATTTTAGTTAACAGATTTAGTATCAATTGCAATCCCCGGACTCATTGTAGAAGAAAGATAGATAGATTTTACGTAAGTACCTTTAGCAGCGGTAGGCTTAAGCTTAATTAATGTATGAATTAATTCAGCAGCGTTTTCTTTCAATTGTTCTGGAGAGAAAGAAACTTTACCAATACCAGCGTGTACAATACCGTATTTATCTACTTTGAAATCAATTTTACCAGCTTTTACTTCTGCAACAGCTTTACCTACTTCCATAGTTACAGTACCTGATTTAGGGTTTGGCATTAAACCTCTAGGACCTAAAATTCTTCCTAATGGACCTAATTTACCCATTACAGCAGGCATAGTAACGATTACATCTACATCTGTCCAACCGTCTTTGATTTTTTGTAAATACTCATCAAGACCTACATAATCAGCACCAGCTTCTTTAGCTTCTGTTTCTTTATCTGGAGTTACTAATGCTAATACTTTAACATCTTTACCAGTCCCGTGAGGAAGAGATACTACACCTCTTACCATTTGGTTTGCTTTTCTAGGATCTACCCCTAATCTAACTGCAAGGTCAACAGAAGCATCAAACTTAGCATAGTTTAATTCTTTTACTAATGCAGAAGCTTCATCAAGGTTATACACCTTGTTTTTCTCTACTTTGCTCGCAACTTCTTTTTGCTTTTTCGTTAATTTTGCCATTTCAATAAGTTTTAAGCGTTAGACGGTTTAGTTCCAGTTACTCTCAATCCCATAGATCTTGCAGTTCCTGCAACCATTGATAATGCAGAATCCATTGTAAAGCAGTTCAAATCAGCCATTTTATCTTCAGCGATTTTTTTCACTTGTTCCCAAGTTACAGAACCTACTTTTACTCTGTTTGGTTCTCCAGAACCTCCTTTTACCTTAGCAGCTTCCATTAATTGGATTGCAGCTGGTGGAGTTTTAATTACGAATTCGAAAGACTTATCTTCGTAAACAGTAATTAGAACCGGTAAAACCTGCCCTGGCTTGTCTTGTGTTCTTCCATTAAATTGTTTACAAAACTCCATAATGTTTACCCCTGCAGAACCTAAAGCAGGACCAACTGGTGGTGAAGGGTTAGCAGCGCCACCTTTCACTTGGAGTTTCACCATTTTAAAGACTTTTTTAGCCATTTTTTAATTTTTAAAAATTTTTAATTTATGAATGTGGAAGCATTTATAAATCAGCAAGTTAGATTATCTCACCTTCCTAACTTACTTTTTGTGGGTGCAAAATTAAGATTTTTTTTTGAATCCGCAATAGGTAATGTACTGATTTTTAGAAAGAATTTGATTTTTCTTTAAAATAAAAAAGTCAACTTATTGAAAATTGACTTTTGATTTATTTATCTACTCTTAAGTTACAAACTTAGAATAGCGGGGTCATTTTATTTTTTTTATTTAATGTTTATCCATTTATTACTTTCTGGATCTGTTAAAATCTTTAAAGGAATAAATTTTTTGAAATCTTGAGTTTTATATTCAATTGCCATTGATGGGCAACATGCAGCGTCTTCTTCTCTATAAAGCGATGTTACTATAAAATATTCTCCTGTTTTTAATTTTTTAATTTCTGGAACGCTTCTAGATTCAAATCTCCATGAGCTTTTAATATATTTTGATAACTTTTTAACAAAATTTTTATCATTTTCTGGAAATTCTGAAATTGACACTAAATTTTCGCCATCTATTTTATAAAGAACAGAATATCTTCCTGCCGCATAACCATTTCCCATTTCAAAAGCAAGGATATCGTTTGGCACCATTTCATAAATTTCTCCATCATTTTCATATTTTGATACTGGAATTGGAAAATATTGTGATGAGCCTAAAAGCGAATTAAGATTTTTTTCTAAAAGTTGATTTGTAAATTCTGTATTATATTGTTTTAGAACAAATAAACTATCTAGTTCCTTAACAATATTCTTCCTTTCATTTTCTGGACTGTAATTGTTACTTTCATTTACTCCTTTTACATAAGTTTCATAATCTTTTTTTATGTCACCAGTTCTTTCATTTTTAAAAAAATCTTTCATATTAATAAGTAAATCATACGCTTTTGGATCGTCATTTTTCATTTTTTCAAGAGATTCTTTTTGTTTTGTCACGTACTCTATTTTTTGCTTTTCAAATTCTTCAAAAGTTAAAATTTTTTCTTTTTCAAAAGGTACATCAAATTCGTCTCCAAAATCATGTGCTTTTACAATAGAATCTGTAAATTTTTTCAAAAGATTTTCAGGATATTTTTTGTAAGTAAATTTTTCTTTGATATTTTCAAACAAATTAGCCTTAAAATATTGTTTGTAAAAATCTCTTTTTTCATTTTCAGAGATTGTAGATTGTTTGCTTAATAATTCTTGGGTAGAATAAACTTTGTCAAATTTGAGGTTTTGTGCAAATAAAATTCCACAAAAAACAATTGTGGAAAGCATTAATAACTTTTTCATGTAATTATTGTTTTTAATTTAAAATAGATAATCAAATATAAATAATTTTAGAATAATATTTCTTAAAAAAAACATTTTTTTTAAGAAATCACACAATTATTGAGATTATAAAAAAGATAATTATAAGATTAAATTTAAAACTCAAAAAAATAAACAACTCAATCTCAGAACTACAGTTCGTAGCTCCATCTTAATAACACTAAAAAAAGATTTTTCTAATGAAACCTAAAATTAGCTTCGGGTAAAGTATTGCTTTTCAGAAATTCTTCATATTCTTTTGATAGCAGTTTTCTTTCGTAGGTAGGTTTACCGTTTTGTGAGGCGAGTCTTATTTTATTTTTGCCATATTTCTTGTTCAGAGCATCCATGGCTTTCATAATCGGAAGGTGTTTATTTTCCACATCTTCTTCAAAAATATTAATCAGTCTTTGATTTTCTGGAACAAAATCAGATACCATTACGCCAGCCTTTTTATACAAAAAACCATCTTTATAAATGGCTTCAAAAATAGCATTTGCTGCTTTAGACAAAACAATAGAAGAACTACTTGGGTTAGGCAAAGCCACAGAAAATCCGTTTTTGTATTCTGGCAAATCTTTTCTAAATCTATTCGTTTGTAGAAATACGGAGATTACTTTACAGCAACTGTTTTGTTTCCTTAACTTTTCGGCACAAGAGAAAGCAAAGGTTTCTACGCGTTCTCTCAGCATTTCTTTATCCGAAATCATCTCCATAAAGCTTCTGGTAGTAGCAATGGATTGTTTTTTAGAAGGAGAATCAAGTTCTAATTGTTTAATTCCTTTTAATTCATTTATCATTCTCACGCCGTGAATTCCCATCAATTTTCTCACCCAAATTTCTGGTTTCTTAAGCAAATCTGCAGCTTTATAAACGCCAGCGTCTTTCATATTATTTCCCAATCTTCTGCCGATTCCCCAAACATCACCAATCTCTAGCCACTGAAGTGCTTTTTCTATTTTTTGTGGAGTATCGAGCATACAAACCCCTTGAAATTTTTCTGGATATTTTTTGGCAATTCTATTAGCTACTTTTGCCAATGTCTTGGTAGGCGCTATTCCTATACTCACAGGAATTTTTGTTTTCTGTAAAATAAGGTCTTTGATATTTTGAGAGTACTCTTCCAAATTAAAATATTTGAACCCATGAAAATCTAGAAATAGTTCATCTATACTGTAAATTTCAAAATTGGGAGAAAACTCACTGGCAATCGCAGAAACTTGTTGACTTTTGAAATTATAATATTCAAATTTAGCGGAGAAGCATTTCACTCCATGTTGCTCAAATAAATCTCTATACTTAAAAACTGGCGCTCCCATAGGAATTCCTAAAGCTTTTGCCTCGTTACTTCTAGACACTACACAACCATCATTATTAGACAAAACCACGACAGGAACCTCCTGTAAAGAAGGGTCTAAAACTCTTTCGCAACTCACAAAAAAATTATTACAGTCTAATAGCGCAAACATAATAGAAGAAATTTCAATACTGTCCTAAATAAAAATTATTAAAAATAGAAACAGCCTAAATACCTATTTTACATTTAGCTTTACATTTAATTTCAAAAAAGAACCCCTTGATAATAGTTTTTGGGGGTTTCAGGCGGTTGCTCAAATGGTTTGTCGAGCCAAAATTGAAGATTAATTTTAACAAAAATATTCAATCGGATAAAAGCTACCAGATTTGATAATTGCCAATTATATTTAGCGATGGATTTCAGGTATTTCAGAATGAGAATAGTGATAAGTGCCGTCCAGATTTGGATTTTCACTGCATTTTCAGAAGTTCCAATGAAGGTTTTGATGTGAAGCAACTGCTTGATATCTCTAAAAAAGATCTCAATTTGCCATCTTTGCTTGTATAATTCTGCTATGGTAGAAGCAGCCCAAGAGAAATTATTGGAAATCATTTCAATGGTTTGCTTGTTTTCATTATCCCAAATAGCCACTCTTCTTAATTTTTTTGGATATTTTTCTTTGGATAAAGGATTTGAGAGTACTATTTCTTCGTCTTTTAGGATGCTTTGAGCTCCTTTTGGTGGAAGTTCTCGTTCCTGTAAAGTTTCAAATTTCAGATTTTCTTTATGTCTTATTACGAAGAAAACACCTTTGCTGTCCCAAATAGAGAGCATTGGAAAATCGTTATAGAATCGGTCTGCAACAATGACTGCTCCCTTTTCCAAAGGAATGTTTTCCGCTCCCTTGTTATCAGCAACACTTCCTTTGGTAATATTCACATAAACAGGAAGTTTCCCGTCATATTCAAGTAAGGTATGCATTTTCACGGCTCCTTTTTTAGTTCGATATGTTGCCCAATCGAACAAAGACAGGCATAGAGAAATAAGGGTAGAATCTAATAAATAGACAGGAACTTTTATTTTGAGTTTTATCCGTCTTTCTTTCGTGTGCTGTCCTAATTGTTCTAATAGTTTGAAATACACGTCTTTAAACAAATCTGCATCTCGTTTTCCATTCTGGTAGCTAATAGAAGATTTGGAAGGTGCTGTTTTTATCCCTAAATGATTCAGGTTTCCTGTGGCACTGCGAAGCCCGTTGGAAATGTCCCGAACCGAAGTGCTTTTGGCAAAATGACAGAAAAGCATAGAAACTAAGTGGTTCCAACTATCAAATCCTTTATTTCGGTAATCGGTTTTCTTCTCAATTACTATTTTTTTGAAAATCCCTCGGTCTATTTTTGAAATGATTTGGGAAAATAATGTTAATTTTGAATCCATAAGAAGGTTTTTTTGTTGTACAACCTCAAAGATACTTTGAGTTACTTTAATTCCTTCTTATTTTTTTATTTAGGACGCTATTGAAGAAATTTAGAAGAATTAAACGCCAAAAATGAGAGTGTAAAATTAGAAAGATTGCACGACAAAAGAGGGCACTTTCAGAAAGACTTATCCACAAAAAAAGCCACTCTAAATAGAGTGGCTCATTATTTGGTATTGATAAATTTTACAATTTTTCTACTTGCATGTAAGAAAGTTCCATAGGAGTTTTTCTACCGAAAATCATTACAGAAACTTCTAATTTCTTCTTGTCTTCTAAGATTTTTTCTACAGTACCATTGAATCCATTGAAAGGACCGTCGATTACTTTTACACTTTCTCCTACTACGAATGGAATTTCCATTTCTGTAGCAAATTCAGAAAGTTCATCCATTTTACCAAGCATTCTGTTTACTTCAGATTTACGCATCGGAACAGGATCACCTCCTTTTGTAAGACTTAAAAAAGAAATTACACCAGGTAAATTTTTAATAATATGTGGGATTTCTCCTATCAGATTAGCTTCTACCATTAAGTAACCAGGGTAAAAAGGCTTTTCTTTAGGCACTTTTTTACCATTTCTTACTTGGATTACTTTTTCCATAGGAATAACTACTTGAGTAACGTAAGCTTCAAGATTTAATCTTTTAACTTCGCTCTCAATGTAGGCCTTAACTTTATTTTCCTGGCCACTAATAGCTTTTAATACATACCATTTTAAATCGCTCATGGAAAAATTTTTAATTAAAGAAACCTATGAAAATTGCTAATATATTTTTAATAGCTGTGCTAAATAATGAATCTACTCCGAAAGTAAACAATGCTAATATAACAGTAGCTACAGCCACTACTATTGTAGAAGATTGTAAATCAGCCCACTTTGGCCATTCTACTTTATATCTAAATTCTGAATAAGAATCTTTTAAAAAATTGATAAGTGAGTTCATAATTTATATTTGCACGGGCACAAGGATTCGAACCCTGATCAACGGTTTTGGAGACCGGTATCCTACCATTGGACGATGCCCGTAGTTAAAAAAGCTCCGTAAGTTTCCTTACGGAAGCTTTATTTATTTAAGATGATTAATCTAAGATTTCAGTAACCTGACCAGCACCTACTGTTCTACCACCTTCTCTGATCGCAAATCTAAGACCTACGTTAAGAGCGATTGGTTGTAACAATTCTACAGTGATTGTTAAGTTATCACCAGGCATTACCATCTCTACACCTTCTGGTAAGAAGATTTCACCTGTTACGTCAGTAGTTCTTACATAGAACTGAGGACGATATTTGTTGTGGAATGGAGTGTGTCTACCACCTTCTTCTTTAGAAAGAACGTAAACCTCAGCTTTGAATTTCTTGTGTGGCTTCACAGAATCTTTCTTAGCGATTACCATACCTCTCTTGATGTCAGTTTTCTCGATACCTCTTAATAATAGACCTACGTTATCACCAGCTTCACCTCTATCTAAGATTTTTCTAAACATCTCAACACCAGTGATAGTAGAAGTTAACTTCTCATCACCCATACCTACGATGTCTACTGGATCACCTGTATTGATAACACCTGATTCAATTCTACCAGTTGCTACAGTACCTCTACCTGTAATAGAGAATACGTCTTCGATTGGCATTAAGAATGGCTTATCTTGATCTCTTACTGGTAATTCAATCCAGCTATCTACAGCATCCATAAGAGCTTCTACAGTTTCAACCCATTTTGGTTCACCGTTAAGTGCACCTAGAGCAGAACCTTGAATTACTGGAGAATTATCACCATCATATTCGTAAGAAGATAATAAATCTCTTACTTCTAATTCTACTAATTCTAATAATTCAGCATCGTCTACCATGTCAACTTTGTTCATGAAAACAACGATTCTTGGTACGTTTACCTGACGGCAAAGTAGGATATGCTCTCTAGTTTGTGGCATTGGACCATCAGTAGCAGCAACTACTAAGATAGCTCCATCCATTTGAGCAGCACCAGTAACCATGTTTTTAACATAATCGGCGTGACCTGGACAGTCTACGTGAGCATAGTGTCTATTTACAGTTTCATACTCTACGTGAGCAGTATTAATAGTAATACCTCTTTCTTTTTCTTCTGGAGCAGAGTCAATTGAAGAGAAGTCTTTCATTTCAGCTAATCCTTTCTCAGCTAATACTTTAGTAATAGCAGCAGTAAGGGTAGTTTTACCATGGTCAACGTGACCAATAGTACCAATGTTTAAGTGTGGTTTGTTACGATTAAACGTTTCCTTTGCCATGATTTTAATATTTAATTTATTAACTATTGAAATTTTCAGTGCGCAAATATAGTGATTTTTTGAATATCAAAATCTTTTTATTAAAAAAAATTTCAACATTCAGTTTCAATACGTTTGACGCTATGATATTATCTTATTTTTGAGGGTACAAATTTAAGAATTTATTTTAAATAAAAAAGTCTCTCAAAATATTTTGAGAGACTTTTATTTTGAGCCAACTATGAGATTTGAACTCACGACCTCTTCCTTACCAAGGAAGCGCTCTACCCCTGAGCTAAGTCGGCTTGGAAAAAAAAATCACATACCGCTTATTTGGAATGTGATTTTTTTAGAGCGGAAGACGGGGGTCGAACCCGCGACATTCAGCTTGGAAGGCTGACGCTCTACCAACTGAGCTACTTCCGCAATTTGTGTTTACAAATTATTGTTGGTAAACGGTGTGCAAATTTATAAAATTTTTCTAAACCTGCAAATTAAATTTATAAAAAAGTGGGGAGAGCAGGATTCGAACCTGCGAAGTCGTAAGACAGCAGAGTTACAGTCTGATCCATTTGGCCACTCTGGAATCTCCCCGCTTGTTTTTTATAAATTATGAGCCTCCAGAGGGATTCGAACCCACGACCCCGAGATTACAAATCACGTGCTCTGGCCAACTGAGCTATGGAGGCAAAATTTGAGATTTCAAAAGAACTGTTATTCCCTTTTTGCGAGTGCAAATATAATACAGTTTTTTTGAAATCCACAAATATTTTTTAAAAAATTTTTAATTATTTTTCTATGCCATTTCTTTTTTCTTGATTAACAGTTTCTTAGCAGTATCATAACACTGGTCTAAACTTTCTTCAAAACTAGCACTTGTCTTCTTTACCACAATATCATCACCTGGAACATGTAATCTAATCTCAGCAGTCTTGTTTTCTTTTTCAGAAGAATTCTCTACTTTTAGAAACACTTCGCACTCGATAATTTTATCATAAAAGGTATCTAATTTATTTAATTTTTTGTCTAAATATTCTTCTAGTGGTGCATGTGGTGTTAAACCGATTGATTGTACTGTAATTTTCATAACGCTAACATTTTTTTTTAATTAAAAAAGAAAAACTAATCTTCTTTTTTATAGGCTCTGGGATGAGCCTGATTAAACACTCTTTTTAATTGCTCTATATTGCCATTCGTGTAAACTTGTGTAGAAGCTAAACTAGAATGACCTAAGATTTTTTTAACTTTAGAAATTTCCGCGCCATTATTCAAAACATGAGTAGCAAAGCTATGCCTTAAAATATGTGGACTCTTTTTTTTCTTTAAAGTTATAAGACTAAGGTAGCGATTTACCACCGAATACACAAATTTTTCGGATAGTTTTTTTCCATTTTCACGAACGAAAAAATAAATACCAGAATCTTCATTAGGCTTTCTAATTGCTGTGTATTCCCGCATCTGTTTTAGTAGATTTTCAGAAATGGGAACTACTCTTTGCTTATTTCCTTTCCCTTTGACAAAGATTTCAGATTTTGAAAAATCTACTTGCTCTAATAATATATTGCAGAGTTCCGACTTTCTCATTCCAGTTTGGTAAAGCGTTTCTATAATGAGTTTTTCTAATAAGTTTTCTGGCTCTTTTTCTAAAATCTCACCCAAACTTTCCATTTCCTCTTCAGAAATAGGAATTTGTTTTTCGGCATAAAATTTAAGAGAAGGTATCGTTTCTAAAGGAGAAGCTTGAATTTCACCTATTTTCAGAAGATATAAATAAAAACTCCTTAAACTGGAAAGTTTACGGTTAATACTTCTTTT
Proteins encoded:
- the nusG gene encoding transcription termination/antitermination protein NusG; its protein translation is MSDLKWYVLKAISGQENKVKAYIESEVKRLNLEAYVTQVVIPMEKVIQVRNGKKVPKEKPFYPGYLMVEANLIGEIPHIIKNLPGVISFLSLTKGGDPVPMRKSEVNRMLGKMDELSEFATEMEIPFVVGESVKVIDGPFNGFNGTVEKILEDKKKLEVSVMIFGRKTPMELSYMQVEKL
- a CDS encoding tyrosine-type recombinase/integrase, with the translated sequence MIDKFLDYISVEKRYSQNTLVSYKKDLEDLLLFISETEGTEDLKKVDKKIIRNFIVSLSEKKIQKRSINRKLSSLRSFYLYLLKIGEIQASPLETIPSLKFYAEKQIPISEEEMESLGEILEKEPENLLEKLIIETLYQTGMRKSELCNILLEQVDFSKSEIFVKGKGNKQRVVPISENLLKQMREYTAIRKPNEDSGIYFFVRENGKKLSEKFVYSVVNRYLSLITLKKKKSPHILRHSFATHVLNNGAEISKVKKILGHSSLASTQVYTNGNIEQLKRVFNQAHPRAYKKED
- the rplJ gene encoding 50S ribosomal protein L10 translates to MTKEEKVLVIQEIKDMLQDAKVVYVANLEGLNAAQTSDFRRQAFKNNIKLKVVKNTLLQKAMEQIEGVDYSEMFPTFKGNTAVMIAETANAPAKLIQGFRKKEAFPALKSAYLQETFYVGDNNLDTLANIKSREEMIGEIIGLLQSPIQRLISALENKEEAKGAKTEETPAVEAAPEVEAPATEETPEAPAAEGEAPAAE
- the secE gene encoding preprotein translocase subunit SecE; the encoded protein is MNSLINFLKDSYSEFRYKVEWPKWADLQSSTIVVAVATVILALFTFGVDSLFSTAIKNILAIFIGFFN
- a CDS encoding HPF/RaiA family ribosome-associated protein produces the protein MKITVQSIGLTPHAPLEEYLDKKLNKLDTFYDKIIECEVFLKVENSSEKENKTAEIRLHVPGDDIVVKKTSASFEESLDQCYDTAKKLLIKKKEMA
- the rplL gene encoding 50S ribosomal protein L7/L12, with translation MSDLKNLAETLVNLTVKDVNELAAILKDEYGIEPAAAAVVVAAGGAADAAEEKTEFDVILKAAGASKLAIVKLVKDLTGAGLKEAKDMVDGAPTAIKEGASKDEAEALKKQLEEAGAEVELK
- a CDS encoding IS4 family transposase, producing the protein MDSKLTLFSQIISKIDRGIFKKIVIEKKTDYRNKGFDSWNHLVSMLFCHFAKSTSVRDISNGLRSATGNLNHLGIKTAPSKSSISYQNGKRDADLFKDVYFKLLEQLGQHTKERRIKLKIKVPVYLLDSTLISLCLSLFDWATYRTKKGAVKMHTLLEYDGKLPVYVNITKGSVADNKGAENIPLEKGAVIVADRFYNDFPMLSIWDSKGVFFVIRHKENLKFETLQERELPPKGAQSILKDEEIVLSNPLSKEKYPKKLRRVAIWDNENKQTIEMISNNFSWAASTIAELYKQRWQIEIFFRDIKQLLHIKTFIGTSENAVKIQIWTALITILILKYLKSIAKYNWQLSNLVAFIRLNIFVKINLQFWLDKPFEQPPETPKNYYQGVLF
- the tuf gene encoding elongation factor Tu translates to MAKETFNRNKPHLNIGTIGHVDHGKTTLTAAITKVLAEKGLAEMKDFSSIDSAPEEKERGITINTAHVEYETVNRHYAHVDCPGHADYVKNMVTGAAQMDGAILVVAATDGPMPQTREHILLCRQVNVPRIVVFMNKVDMVDDAELLELVELEVRDLLSSYEYDGDNSPVIQGSALGALNGEPKWVETVEALMDAVDSWIELPVRDQDKPFLMPIEDVFSITGRGTVATGRIESGVINTGDPVDIVGMGDEKLTSTITGVEMFRKILDRGEAGDNVGLLLRGIEKTDIKRGMVIAKKDSVKPHKKFKAEVYVLSKEEGGRHTPFHNKYRPQFYVRTTDVTGEIFLPEGVEMVMPGDNLTITVELLQPIALNVGLRFAIREGGRTVGAGQVTEILD
- a CDS encoding Y-family DNA polymerase → MFALLDCNNFFVSCERVLDPSLQEVPVVVLSNNDGCVVSRSNEAKALGIPMGAPVFKYRDLFEQHGVKCFSAKFEYYNFKSQQVSAIASEFSPNFEIYSIDELFLDFHGFKYFNLEEYSQNIKDLILQKTKIPVSIGIAPTKTLAKVANRIAKKYPEKFQGVCMLDTPQKIEKALQWLEIGDVWGIGRRLGNNMKDAGVYKAADLLKKPEIWVRKLMGIHGVRMINELKGIKQLELDSPSKKQSIATTRSFMEMISDKEMLRERVETFAFSCAEKLRKQNSCCKVISVFLQTNRFRKDLPEYKNGFSVALPNPSSSSIVLSKAANAIFEAIYKDGFLYKKAGVMVSDFVPENQRLINIFEEDVENKHLPIMKAMDALNKKYGKNKIRLASQNGKPTYERKLLSKEYEEFLKSNTLPEANFRFH
- the rplA gene encoding 50S ribosomal protein L1, which encodes MAKLTKKQKEVASKVEKNKVYNLDEASALVKELNYAKFDASVDLAVRLGVDPRKANQMVRGVVSLPHGTGKDVKVLALVTPDKETEAKEAGADYVGLDEYLQKIKDGWTDVDVIVTMPAVMGKLGPLGRILGPRGLMPNPKSGTVTMEVGKAVAEVKAGKIDFKVDKYGIVHAGIGKVSFSPEQLKENAAELIHTLIKLKPTAAKGTYVKSIYLSSTMSPGIAIDTKSVN
- the rplK gene encoding 50S ribosomal protein L11 yields the protein MAKKVFKMVKLQVKGGAANPSPPVGPALGSAGVNIMEFCKQFNGRTQDKPGQVLPVLITVYEDKSFEFVIKTPPAAIQLMEAAKVKGGSGEPNRVKVGSVTWEQVKKIAEDKMADLNCFTMDSALSMVAGTARSMGLRVTGTKPSNA